DNA sequence from the Coffea arabica cultivar ET-39 chromosome 11c, Coffea Arabica ET-39 HiFi, whole genome shotgun sequence genome:
tagcaagtttgggcagaaatcagcaaaccctagttcataataCCACAAGGAAAAAATCCCCAAAACATGATTGCATCCATgattcaccaccaaatttgagttgccaagctaatttacacaagattcacaagatcaaagaccatgatcagatttcatacctcaaagacaaagcttggaagagtgatacttcacctcctttggaaatttttagttcccctagcttcccaagatcacaactcactctttaatcggtttagaatttgatttcctcacttggttggtgcaaactcaagatgaaatggttgtttttcttgctctccctttctctctctcttgagctcgaccaaaacagaaagaaatgaagaaaaatgagctaaaatgaaggataaaagaacaaggaaaaaaaattaatcaaagagccatagggtggtgacacttgtcaccaccaaaaccatacaaatttttctctctctcccttacatttttggccacaaatttcagccATGTGGATAAGTATGAggggggggggatattttgctccattagtgataaacttgtatggcaagaaagtggtgatcaagtagtgcgttcaaccggtagtgcgcgggacccgccggttcgcgccgtttttcttaaaactaaccgataccagaaaaatcattttaaaactatctttgctcataaactttatttgggaaatttttctaataaagaaaatgtagaaaaggcgggcgttaaaaaaataaaccctagaaaattagaaaatttccgggttctcaaactcatttttttcggggcgtcacaatctcccctccttaaaagaatgtcgtcctcgacattccacttgtactaatcaagtcgagacatcccgcaagaatcactaatatttcaaaccaaacccacagtccggcatcctaaacttcaagcctaggatacactatcgagatctgaagcctaaactctgataccaactgtgacggccccgcctccccctaaggcgaaccagagggttcggcgggccgcctgcccaactctcgccgggactcagtcgatcactacaatcctcaaatgaattacaatataaatctcaaatatacatcacatggtccacaaacatacatccaagtctccaataattacatgtcacaaatgcagcggaaactggttccaatcgtggaatgtatacttacatccatatcaatttcaaatatttatacaagaccaactcgtacataaaatagatccaaacttaaattgtacacgatataagccatccagtcacgtgaataagcaatccaagcttttcttcaccttgagccctgtggggggggaataaaatatttttggggtgagctaaaagcccagtgagtaaccagtaaaatcagtaatcaaatagttttcacaaaaattcatttcattgatgtcatggttcagaaatcagatgtacgtatttttgctctcgtgagccagtgaaatcattgtaatgttttagaagttcaataagtaaccgggggtaaaaatgtaattttgttacaggtcaacatttgcacagtgagagtaaaacaaaagcagaaaatgacaccacatggtaattccacaaagctcaatgagctaaaatctcaataaggttccgaacatggaatttcataacaaagccaacacattaaccatcaataatcaataattcaagaaacatttacaatggaaagcgatagtaacatattcattaaaaggataccgctcacatggagctattcatttgttcgttcccctgacatttccccttattcctccaattatttgaaattttcatttttataaataaaccctcgttcatctttttattcgttcatccccttttccggacgttgaccggactccacccatccggacgttggccggactccacccatccggacgtagccggactacaaggtaatactcgagtataccaaattcacccagggtcaccatatcgcccgaccgagtccgcttctggctcgagtcgatcggtaacaaagggcagtggccaattcagcccaaaggcttacatcatgcgcaactagtatttaatcattaatcattgaaaatttcatatttatttaggtcgagtgcgataaagtacacactcgcctagaaaactcgttttaacaatcatcgaaagcacttaacacattatcaatcaataataacaagccaataagtcaagaattacagcaaacaaggaacactcatatgcaagcacgcatgatatgcaagaaaacagttcaaaagtaactttggaaatagtttaaaagtaaataatgcaggaaacggttcataaagaacttcagaaatagtttgaggtcactcacctcaatggctcagaaatcatccatcatgtatcattgccttgctcaaacccaagtcttagatcacaaactcaatgcaaacaaatcctttaaaagttcggacagcacttcccctacatttgctaacttttccagccatcaatgcttcattatttcctcagccagtcccaaaggtacacacacaacaacaagttcatccatagtcattcagcaagctccaagtagtactagtgcaagtcaagctagggggaaaaaaatccggaaatgaaacttaagctcaaaactagaaaaacagttttgacgtcattttgcggtaatggtaccaaaggcgctatgattgtcggatgaaggtgcaagacccaccgtttcgaagctaagagatagggttacaatattgtagaaggtcactcaacccagtttcgagtgtaaccaggtcaaaaatgcaagataccacaccagaatcacaaaaacaggtttacaaaacgCATTCCGgcataaacatcataactcagcctacacaagtccaaattcagaaattccaaagccacccgaaagcttagaaacagggttacatttcatcagaagacctaaacaactaattcggaagcattccagaccaaattcaccaattacagtcgtaattctccaattctgggtaaaccaggatagcaagggtaattccgtcttttcacaagatacactgctccgattgacctgaaattttacaggcacctctaaaatgtcattccctacaactttcatgttttaatccaaggccaattcggcctctatcatggtgcaacaaaaacgggcagaataggatgaaaatttccagaaatctgaaatcttttcgtttcaattgaactttcttcaattccttgttccaatcactaccaaagccccttgtataatcttatattcaacatatagtaaccatatagcaagtttgggcagaaatcagcaaaccctagttcataataCCACAAGGAAAAAACCCCCAAAACATGATTGCATCCATgattcaccaccaaatttgagttgccaagctaatttacacaagattcacaagatcaaagaccatgatcagatttcatacctcaaagacaaagcttggaagagtgatacttcacctcctttggaaatttttagttcccctagcttcccaagatcacaactcactctttaatcggtttagaatttgatttcctcacttggttggtgcaaactcaagatgaaatggttgtttttcttgctctccctttctctctctcttgagctcgaccaaaacataaagaaatgaagaaaaatgagctaaaatgaaggataaaagaataaggaaaaaaaattaatcaaagagccatagggtggtgacacttgtcaccaccaaaaccatacaaatttttctctctctcccttacatttttggccacaaatttcagccATGTGGATAAGTATGagggggggggatattttgctccattagtgataaacttgtatggcaagaaagtggtgatcaagtagtgcgttcaaccggtagtgcgcgggacccgccggttcgcgccgtttttcttaaaactaaccgataccagaaaaatcattttaaaactatctttgctcataaactttatttgggaaatttttctaataaagaaaatgtagaaaaggcgggcgttaaaaaaataaaccctagaaaattagaaaatttccgggtttcaaactcatttttttcggggcgtcacatattGCACTTCGGTCTCGAGATTGCTTTCACACCCACTAGTAGTTCCTAAGACAAATTTCAAGTACTATGATCATGGCATAATTCTAGGAATAGTCACTAAATGCAGTTACTTTCATCCCCAATCCCGATTCTAAGTTGGTTATACCAAATTTAATCGTTAGAAGATACCCAAAGTACATATATCGTTCACTTTAGTATAATTTAGCTAAGTTCAAGCACAATATTATTGTATAAAATCTACCGAGCAACTCAAGTTAAAACCAAAATTAATTAAGGTTAAGATTTAGTCTTAAAGGTAGAATAATTGTCCAGGTTCACTTCTTCCGTTTCCTCCTAAATTAGTCTTTTCTAAATTAAAACTCAACGCGTACCTCATGCATGTCTAGTTTTAGATGTTAAGAGATATATGAAGCAAGGATATACTTATTAGTAACCAAAGCTAGGgagttaaagctgaaatttccctTACTTACCCTCTCCTCGGCCCTTATTAAAAATTCCAACAATGTTCCTTAAGTTTTCACTCTTAAACAACCAACTTTCACTAGAACCAAAAACAGAACATATGTTACGAATACATATGTTACGAATGAGCACATAACAGGATTTCTGCAGGtcaaattactaaaatttcTGATATAAGTTGGAAAAccaactccttttctcttggccAAAGCTGGAGCAATTCCAGCAAGTGAACCAACTATAAAACAAACACAAATCAGCTCTAAACCTTACATGCATCACTCTAGAAACATTAGACAAGGCATAAATCATGGATTTCAGTTACGATCTAGCAAAATTTCCAAGAAATAACCAAAGTTGCATCGTGTTCTTCTTTCCTCCTAGTTTCCTGTCTTAATGTTCCAGATTTGTTCCTGCTTTAAAGTTCAtcttttcttacttttcaaCTTTCAAGTGCTACATGCATGtcaatattaaattattataagGTGTGAACAATAACAATATGTAATTTACAGCCCGAAAATCCATggagaaaactggaaaatttcaCCATTTCTCTCTCTCGGTCCATCCCAACAGGTTCCAGCAGGTTTCTTTGACATTTCCAGCCAAGATTACCAATATTTTTACTAGTTTTGCAGATAAATATCCTATAAGATCAGAGATAAACATATTTCATGCATTCCTAGCATAATTCTCCATAGAAAATTCAGATAACAGCTGTAACTCAAGCAAATAACTCTCGGTTCCTTCAAATTTCTGTACGACAGTTTCATCTTCTTCTAAACAGAAGTTTACCTTAGTTAAGAACTCATTTTCTTTGCTAAACTCCAACATACAGATTAAGCTCTATGTATATTAGCTGTACGAGAGAAGATTGCAGAATGTTTACCTTCCTTTCCACCTAGAATCAGTAAATTGCAGCTACTCTTTCGGTCCTCTGCTCTGACTCCTTCTAACAGCTCCCGTTACTTCCTCTCCTTCTATCTACTCCACTTCTCACTTAGTTAAAGCTGATAGATGATGAAACCAAAGGATTTCTCTTCCTTTTAACTCTCTCTCACTTTTGGCTCACGGTTCTGAGGTTGCAAGCTGGAGAAATGAAGCTAGCAAATGTCTAactctttctccctctctctctctcggttgcCAGCTGAACAAAGAGGAaccaaaaatattttctttcctCCCTCTCGGTCGTGTATTGAGATGAACGAAATGTAGCTTAGTCTCTCACAGTTTTGCTCTTAGTGTTCGGTTAGTAAGAAGAGTAATTGGAGTTTTCTTTGCTCTTAGCCACCGTCCAAATTTAAGAAGGTagttctcttcttttcctctcgGTTGTTTATATAGCTTGAATGAAAGAAAGAACAGCAATGCCACCTAATTCCTCTTGCTCTCGGTTACTCCTGACTCAGCAATTGTTCCACCGCCCAAACCAACTCCTATTTACTTCCTCGTTCCACCGTTTAGGCTTAGTAGCTCATTGGCAGCTGCCTTCCTTTGGTTCATCTTTGATCACCGCCCAATTATTTTGGCAATTATTTGATCACCGCCCAGGCTTTGTTTAGCCTTACTTCCACACCGTTCCAGATTCTCCCATTGTTTGTTTTCCCCTCGGTTCCTATTGTCAAAATTGCTAATAACTTATCTTGCTTGGCCTGCATGGTTATTCATTTAGGTTCCGAGGGTAATTTCGTTTTTTAACCTTGTTTGTATTTCCCTGAAAAAATTTGCTTACATTAATCTAGTAAATTTTCATACATTCGTTTTTAAAGAAATTAACTGGATATGTACTTATtcaattatataataaattcaATTGTCACAATTTACAATATGCCTATCATATGTTATTTGATTTCTAAAATTTCCTACACCATTctattattttgtttattataatttttttgctaaatttttaattttataaaaattcaattatgcttttaatttaaccatttatttgttatatataatatttctaATAACAAGTTAAATATAATGAAATAAATTCGAAGTATGCACATAATTTTCCGAGTTCTCATATTTAGGGTCCGTAAAATATAATTACGCCCTGAACTAAACTCCGGAGGTATAGTATGGTCAAACCTGTTACTGTCAATAACTACAATGGGAGGTAAAGAAACAGTTTAGTAAACTAATATCGAGAATTTTGACAATGAACCTAGGAATGATTGGAGAAGGTAGCCGCCCCCAAGATCAAAAAAACCAAAACATTCTCACAAGAGATATTGAAACTTTTTGATAGAATCGattaacaaattgaaatttgcccccacaaaattttataatatattGCTCTAAGAAATATACGCCTGTACGAATTTTGGCTCCCCTGTAAAAGTTTTGTGCCTGTCAACAATCAATATAGGCCAGCAATGATTTTGCAAGGCGGCCTCGTGTGTAGAACAATTGATTACAAACTCAAAttattgttcttttctttttttttcgaaacatAGTATCCCAAATTAACCCCACAAAGAGATGAAGACAAGAGGTTTGATTGattctttaattttctattgCATTTTACCCAACTGCATGCCTCGTGAATCAGTGAGAAAACCTATAAAAATCATGTGAAGAATGATAACTGCCCTCCTTTCTTGACCTTCTGCACTCTACAGAGATCCCAAGTTTTTGTATCTTAGACGGCCTTAGGTTTATTTTGAAGGGCAGATATCAATCTCCAGAAATTCATGTTCCAGAATTTTGATACAGAAAAGTCTAATTATTGTGTTGGACAATGCTCCAACTTTATATAAAGGGACAAACAATTATTCTATCTCATACAAGGGAGGCTTTCCAATCCTTCGCAGATGTAagttcttctttcttcttcttcttttatgttTCTTCTTTAGGTATGAACATTTTCCATGTTTTCTACGAATGGCCCTTCTGCAGAAATTTCAGCCAGACTTGATATTATATGGAGGATACAGCTGAGGCTTCATGGTTCTCTGAACTGGTAATAAGAACAATCATTTCTTATCATGAAGATAGATCTTTACCATGATGTGATAATCCTGTTCTTAAGCTGTCAACAGAACTAGGCATACGATTTCTTAAATCTATAGTTCCATCAAATCTAACGCTATCCAAGGAGCAAgtatatggttttttttttttttttttgtgaaaatattattttttatatataaacgGGCTAGGAAAAAACATATTCCCATCATATTCTGGTTTTAAGGAGATAAAGACTGCTGAAGTATAGTACTATTTATGTGCTGCAGGAGGGAATGGAGGATCCATTTGTCAGCGACCAATATGATATCACAGATTTCTTCGATGAAGAATTGTCTGCTGCACTCGGAGAAGAACAGTACTTCCCTAGCTCTTTATCTCCACAATGCAACTCACTTTCCTCTGGGCAGATTCCAAGAAACAATTCCACTACCAGCTTGTGTGGATCTTCTACTATGGAACCTCCCCAAAATGTGGTCGAAAGACCATCTAAACACCACAAGGCAAACAATTATCTTAACAACTCGTCGACTCTTCAAGCCACCAATTCATGCCATGAGCAAGTAATTTGCACTTTTGGGAACTCAAACGTAGTCCCAGAAAGGAACCGTCAACAGTCGATCATGGGAACAAACACAGGCGATGATTTAGTATCTGAAGCGTTGATTTCCAGGGCTTCATTTACGAGTCTTGAAGAAGCAGTGAAAGGGGTACATACAACGAAGAAGACTAGTGGTCGTACGAGACCACCTTCCCAAACTTATGACCATATAATTGCCGAGAGAAAGCGCCGTGAGCAGCTAAGCCAACAATTTGTAGCTCTTTCAGCAATAGTTCCCGGCCTGAAGAAAGTAAACTGATCATATTTCTCAATGGATCTAGGGCCTTTCCAGATGAGGTTCCATCCCGCTATTGTAAACTGGCACAATTTCGGTATAaacttatatatttttggtgTAACCATGAGTTTTGCACCAATTCAATTATAATTCATGTTTACACTAAAATTGTATCAGTTTATGCCAAAATTCTATAGTTTACATAACTGGAAAGAATTGGGACTGAAAAGGCCCCATTTCCTTTCTCAACATTAGCTTCATTatattcttcattttctttatttttgtgttatttgcAAATATGTTTGGGCTTTATTGTTTAAAATGATAACTTATCCATTGGATTAAACATTTATGCACACTGTTGGCAATGGATGcatggaaattaattttttaatttaaaatttaaattttctataTGTAACTTGCATCTAATTATGTTTATATAGATATTGTCGGTATATAGaagattaatttttatttatttattttccaatTATTTGGGATACGGAGAAACTTGGAACATGATATATGTTACGAAGAAAATTCACTAAGTCCTTGGGTTTTGCAATCCATTCCAaaagtttttcaacaaaaagtTAATTGAGTCCCATTTGCTTTCCAACTTTGACTAACTAACTAGagaaaattttacaaaatttccaattaCTTTGTTGATTCTTGTCAAATTCAAACAGTTTATTGAAAGTGAACACATAAAGGACTAAATTTGTATCAGAAAAAGCAACATAAATTTGATAGGTCCATCTTAAATGAGAGGGGATGAAAATGGTAGTTGTTTCTTTGAGAAACTAGCATCGGAAGAACAGGAAACTGGGATTTTAGATCACACATTTCATGACTAATTGTTTAGGCATCAACGTCTTGGCTGGAAAAATAAACAGGGATCATTTTGTTTTGGTTGCAGATGGATAAAACTTCAGTTCTTGGTGATACAATCAAGTACTTGAAACATCTTCAGCAGCGAGAAAAGGAGCTCGAGGAGCAAGCTACGAAGCAGACCATGGAATCTTTGGTACTTGTCAAGAAATCTCAGCTCTTGCTTGAAGACGAGGGCGAGTCCTCAGATGAGCAGGAGGGTTGCTGCAATGAGCAACCGCTTCCTGAAATTGAGGCTAAAATGTGTGATAAGCATGTTCTTTTGAGAATACTGTGTGAGAAGCATAGAGGAGTATTAGTTAAAATACTTTCAGAGATGGATAAACTCAATCTGGATGTTATCAACACAAATGTTGCACCATTTGGAAGTTTGGCTCTAGATATTACCATTATTACTGAGGTGAGTACCATGAAAACGCAATTACCTTGGTAGTTCTATTTTTCAGGGGAAAACTATACTAATCTCatagcaagttttttttttcttttttaatataatgAATTATTCTCATGTCAAGGTTTTGAAGGTGCGAATATTTAGAGTCTCAAATGGACTAGTATACTCTAATGCGTGCAAAATCAAACTTTATTTTTTGGTACTTCTAAGTTGCAGCTGAAGGAAAAAAGTTAAACATGCCTTGCATGAATTTGCTGTAGTGCTTTCCAGTCATAACATGAAACTCAACTATAGTTCGTgtagggcttttttttttttggcctcaaATTGGTCGTAAAATTGACGAAATGATAAAAGTTCATTTGACAATTTGGAATCCAAATAGTTCTAAAAACTTATGGTAAAAAATAGCTTAGTAACTATGTGAGGTTTTTGTGTGCTATTTTCAAATGATATTCGCACATGTAGGATTAGTGATCAAGGGCCTGAACAGGAGTTAATATATTGTTAGAGATGAAAGTCACTTTTTCACCGCCTCATATGCATGAACCGGAATGATATTTTGAACTTTTCATAAACGTCAACTTACTACTCCCTAGAGAATGTGGCATGTTAGCCAAAGACCATCAGTTATTTGGATTAATAATCATAGTTTGGACCAAGAGACTCCCTAGAAAATGTGGCATGTTAAGAGAGTTCTCAAGTATTAATTTTTTCGAAGAAATATAGTTAATTTGGGCAAGTTTATAATATAAAGATGCAATGAATATAAGCATACGTATATAAATTAAGTATGATTCAGGCATATTAACGACTGTCTTACAGAAGCAGTTAAAACACTTCAATAATCATTAACTCTTATGTTGATTAAGTCTTTGCTATCATGCCAATGTCTTAACAACttgtctatttatttatttttgttgtatGTTTAACACCTGCATCAATCTTTTGCATGCAGATGAAGAGAGAATTCAACCTGTCGATGAAAGAACTCGTGAATAGCCTTGCATCAGGTTTAAGGCGAGCAACACTTCAGAAAGCTTGAATGCAAATTAATAAAACCAGTGATGTTGCTGTAAATGACTGGACAAcatttaccaaataaatatgaTAGAtcataataataaatattaGTGGAGGTCATGACCTGATATGGCAGTTAAGGGATCAATTTGTTAAAGGGACTCGTTTGTGTCTCTCGCGGACCTCGTGctgtttttttagtttttatttaccaTGTAGCATTTGCCTCTCAATAAAGAAATGTTTTAGTCACCTATATTAATGTATGTATTTCTTTGGTCACCTTCCTTGATcctatttcaattttgtttccaACCTAACCGCGTTGGACATGGGATTTTCTTACACCAGATATAGGATAAAACAGGTTAGGGTGCGTTTGGTACCCATAGAATTGGGGTTTAGGATTGGAATTGGAACCCCAATTCTAATTCTTGTGTTTGCATACTGCCTTTTCCATAGAATTAGCaatgaattctaattccaagaGGTTCCAATTCCACAATCTCAATTCTTTATCGGACCAaaagaattctaattccaattcCATGATTAAACTCCTAGATTGGGTTGACACGCAAGTTTTATACGAGTAAAAACCCAAAAACAGGTCAACTATAAAATTGATGTAAAAAACACAAACCTCTCTCCTTCCCTTCCAAT
Encoded proteins:
- the LOC140017091 gene encoding transcription factor bHLH18-like, yielding MEDTAEASWFSELEGMEDPFVSDQYDITDFFDEELSAALGEEQYFPSSLSPQCNSLSSGQIPRNNSTTSLCGSSTMEPPQNVVERPSKHHKANNYLNNSSTLQATNSCHEQVICTFGNSNVVPERNRQQSIMGTNTGDDLVSEALISRASFTSLEEAVKGVHTTKKTSGRTRPPSQTYDHIIAERKRREQLSQQFVALSAIVPGLKKMDKTSVLGDTIKYLKHLQQREKELEEQATKQTMESLVLVKKSQLLLEDEGESSDEQEGCCNEQPLPEIEAKMCDKHVLLRILCEKHRGVLVKILSEMDKLNLDVINTNVAPFGSLALDITIITEMKREFNLSMKELVNSLASGLRRATLQKA